One Cupriavidus necator genomic region harbors:
- a CDS encoding integrase, with protein MNNTLIAPIAERPDWYRVEDDTVATRDKAANAVSLFSDAAWDIRAYTIGPRTHIYFRGHLPDGASRALSEATTRQWKQVIYFLMHEATDTVPASSTLNSGSACLKGFAFFAAERELTLYEGLSSVAIVLDYVAQPGMERKAQRLHSVLVKLHRLGVGTTGLRVPLAQLHKPLLERFAQRAGNSQHPVVPTRIYQHFLLACEHDLGVAEGIVDVLSDYLARLYAGESPSVPSELVRVAAHFGYKAVPYVASSLVASIRALCQLVILSFTGMRATEAESLPYDCLSETRLDGVTHYTIEGITTKLSGGRPRRARWVTSPLAARAVGLAQRLSGEAHRAHGAQGYAESTDGSHLLFCRMGLHMGYVANRAASTVHNDIEAFRERVFPTITVEDIAELKRVDMHRAWEDEPKYAVGRQWPFTRHQLRRTLALYAHRSGLVTLPTLKRQLQHITQEMSMYYARGSAFAKGFIDTDRTHFANEWAGAQGLSEYLAYAEQVLFSDVRLFGGHAAWTQSRAVQASPVSVYSREQTMRMFVKGELAYRETVLGGCASVEQCKSTPLDWMRLDCLESDCRNLVVVPSKLRRVINAQQVTVAKLRAVDETSVEYRIEAQALQRLLDAQEKLIKSEAA; from the coding sequence ATGAACAACACGCTGATCGCGCCGATCGCTGAGCGCCCCGACTGGTATCGTGTCGAGGACGATACAGTGGCTACGCGCGACAAGGCTGCGAACGCTGTTTCGCTGTTTAGTGACGCTGCCTGGGACATCCGGGCATATACGATTGGGCCGCGCACCCATATCTACTTCAGGGGCCACCTGCCTGACGGCGCAAGTCGAGCCCTTTCAGAAGCGACTACGCGACAGTGGAAGCAGGTGATCTACTTTCTGATGCACGAAGCGACCGACACGGTACCGGCGTCCAGTACGCTTAACTCTGGCTCAGCCTGCCTGAAGGGATTCGCGTTCTTTGCCGCCGAACGTGAGCTTACTCTCTACGAGGGGCTGTCCAGCGTCGCTATTGTCCTCGACTATGTGGCGCAACCCGGGATGGAGAGGAAGGCCCAGCGCCTTCATTCAGTTCTGGTGAAGCTTCACCGTCTGGGCGTCGGGACCACAGGGCTGCGCGTACCACTGGCACAACTGCACAAGCCTCTGCTCGAACGCTTCGCGCAACGTGCTGGAAACTCACAACACCCTGTCGTCCCGACGCGGATCTACCAGCACTTCCTGTTGGCCTGTGAACATGACCTCGGCGTCGCTGAAGGGATCGTCGACGTGCTGTCAGACTACCTCGCACGACTGTATGCCGGCGAGAGTCCGTCCGTCCCTTCAGAACTGGTAAGGGTAGCTGCACACTTCGGGTACAAGGCAGTCCCTTACGTCGCGTCGTCGCTTGTGGCGTCGATCAGGGCGCTATGCCAGCTTGTCATCCTGTCGTTCACCGGCATGCGTGCGACAGAAGCAGAGAGCCTCCCATACGACTGCCTGAGCGAGACCCGTCTGGATGGCGTAACCCACTACACCATCGAGGGCATCACGACCAAGCTGTCGGGCGGGCGTCCCAGGCGCGCACGCTGGGTGACCAGCCCGCTCGCCGCCCGTGCTGTCGGGCTCGCACAACGGCTATCGGGAGAGGCACACCGTGCACACGGCGCGCAGGGCTACGCCGAATCGACGGACGGTTCGCACCTGCTGTTCTGCCGGATGGGACTGCATATGGGATACGTAGCAAACCGGGCGGCGAGTACCGTTCATAACGATATCGAAGCCTTTCGTGAGCGCGTTTTCCCGACGATCACGGTCGAGGACATCGCTGAACTAAAGCGTGTCGACATGCACCGCGCGTGGGAAGACGAGCCGAAGTACGCGGTCGGGCGGCAGTGGCCGTTCACGCGGCACCAGCTTCGGAGGACGCTCGCGTTATACGCGCACCGCAGCGGACTGGTGACGCTGCCGACGCTCAAACGTCAGCTGCAGCACATCACGCAGGAGATGAGCATGTACTACGCTCGTGGCTCGGCATTCGCGAAGGGCTTCATCGACACTGATAGGACCCACTTCGCGAACGAATGGGCCGGGGCACAGGGCCTGTCCGAGTACCTTGCGTACGCCGAGCAGGTGCTGTTCTCTGACGTGCGGCTGTTCGGCGGCCACGCAGCGTGGACGCAGAGCCGTGCCGTGCAGGCCTCGCCTGTGTCGGTCTACTCACGCGAGCAGACGATGAGGATGTTCGTGAAGGGCGAGCTCGCGTACCGCGAGACGGTGCTGGGCGGCTGCGCCAGTGTCGAGCAGTGCAAGTCGACGCCACTCGACTGGATGCGTCTGGATTGTCTTGAATCGGACTGCCGTAACCTCGTGGTCGTGCCATCGAAGCTTCGTCGCGTGATCAACGCGCAGCAGGTTACGGTCGCGAAGCTGCGCGCGGTCGATGAGACGAGCGTCGAATACCGTATCGAGGCGCAGGCGCTGCAACGACTGCTTGACGCGCAGGAGAAACTGATCAAATCGGAGGCAGCATGA